One genomic segment of Thermosipho africanus Ob7 includes these proteins:
- a CDS encoding carbohydrate ABC transporter permease, whose amino-acid sequence MRKLTPYLLLVPTFLIIILFIYFPAFNSFKLSFFQESFFGDKSIFVGLDNYIDLFTDSEYYKVLRTTFIYSLSSVGITIFLAFLIAQLLVKNLPGTRIFRTLMFSPYAVSPAISATLWSMMFTPTAGLLSYLFQVIFHIDVDWLTTVPYAMIALIAATVWKMLPFDLIFYIAALQNIPDSILESSLIDGASSWTRMWKIKFPLVTPITFYLFIMNFTTTMFSSFGIIDIMTRGGPLGSTTTMIYRLYLDGFAFQDNGLAAAESVVMFGVMSIITYLYFRFVEKGVHYQ is encoded by the coding sequence TTGAGAAAACTAACACCATATCTTTTGTTAGTTCCAACCTTTTTAATAATCATTCTTTTTATTTATTTTCCAGCCTTTAATTCTTTTAAATTGAGCTTCTTTCAAGAATCTTTCTTTGGTGATAAATCTATTTTTGTTGGACTAGACAATTATATTGATTTATTTACCGATAGTGAGTATTATAAAGTTTTAAGAACAACTTTTATCTACTCACTTTCTAGTGTTGGTATTACTATATTTCTTGCATTTCTAATAGCACAACTATTAGTTAAAAACTTACCTGGTACTAGAATTTTTAGAACTTTAATGTTCTCACCATATGCAGTTTCACCAGCAATTTCTGCAACCCTTTGGTCAATGATGTTTACTCCAACTGCAGGTCTTTTGAGCTATCTTTTTCAAGTTATCTTCCATATAGACGTTGACTGGTTAACAACTGTGCCATATGCTATGATCGCATTAATAGCAGCAACCGTGTGGAAAATGCTACCATTTGATCTGATCTTTTACATAGCTGCTCTCCAAAATATTCCAGATTCAATCTTAGAATCTTCCCTCATCGATGGGGCAAGCTCTTGGACTAGAATGTGGAAAATTAAATTCCCACTTGTAACTCCTATTACCTTTTATCTATTTATAATGAACTTTACCACAACCATGTTTTCCTCTTTTGGAATTATAGATATTATGACTCGAGGAGGCCCATTGGGAAGTACAACTACAATGATTTACAGGTTATATCTGGATGGATTTGCTTTCCAAGACAACGGCCTTGCAGCTGCTGAATCAGTAGTAATGTTTGGTGTAATGTCAATAATTACATATCTTTACTTTAGATTTGTTGAAAAAGGTGTACATTATCAGTGA
- a CDS encoding LytS/YhcK type 5TM receptor domain-containing protein: MLENISLILLERVSLILVITYITFQSYFIKNIFGKTLVAKNRLVLGIIGGFLGILGTVFGIRYNGAIVNYRDIGVIFAGMLGGIPAGLIAALISSIFRLFLGGITVIPCFLGTITAGIISGFISHLYGRKHFTFVRTLLYTVLIEIIHLTYVLVMVKPYSLAFDITFKILFPMVITNSLGVSFLNYMIKNIEEQLEQTAENTINSIFVIMEKSLSSIEEGFNEKNAKLIAETILNNTNFDAVAITDKNKILTHVGIGSDHHVTGMNIQTNATKKVIESGHGLKVVGKKGISCSAYNCPLYSGIIIPLTDLNNELIGTLKLYYSKKGEIKNSDIIFGKKLAQTLSLIISLARVNESLKLATEEKLRELMSNLSPHFLFNTLNAIKYISKKEPDKVNYFIDNISELLRYTLYENKKFVSLKDEIKFTTNYLELMKLRYKDKLSYEITVNVENTIKIPPFILQPLVENSIKHGMKEDELIIKVKVESIDNYVKISVEDNGKGFKSSNKKGKGLELIQKRLKSIYGEDYNFSIKNGIFGGTTVEIKIKSISIKVGEAVC; the protein is encoded by the coding sequence ATGCTAGAAAATATAAGTTTAATTTTACTTGAAAGGGTTTCCTTAATATTGGTAATTACATATATAACTTTTCAAAGTTATTTTATCAAAAATATTTTTGGTAAAACCTTAGTTGCAAAAAATAGACTTGTTTTAGGTATTATCGGAGGATTTTTAGGAATCTTAGGAACAGTTTTTGGAATCAGATATAATGGTGCCATAGTCAATTACAGAGATATTGGAGTTATTTTTGCAGGAATGCTAGGAGGAATACCTGCCGGTTTAATTGCTGCTTTAATATCTTCAATTTTTAGACTCTTTTTAGGTGGTATAACCGTTATTCCATGTTTTCTTGGAACAATAACCGCAGGAATTATAAGTGGCTTTATCTCACATCTTTATGGAAGAAAACACTTTACATTCGTTAGAACACTCCTTTATACTGTATTAATTGAAATCATACACCTTACATACGTTTTGGTTATGGTAAAACCATATTCTCTTGCCTTTGATATAACATTTAAAATACTTTTCCCAATGGTAATAACAAATTCTCTTGGTGTTTCTTTTTTAAATTACATGATTAAAAATATAGAAGAACAATTGGAGCAAACAGCAGAAAATACAATAAACTCTATATTTGTCATAATGGAAAAAAGTTTAAGTTCTATTGAAGAAGGTTTTAACGAAAAAAACGCAAAATTAATAGCAGAGACAATATTAAACAACACAAATTTTGATGCCGTAGCCATTACGGATAAAAATAAAATATTGACTCATGTAGGCATTGGTAGTGATCACCACGTTACTGGAATGAACATACAAACCAATGCAACAAAAAAAGTAATTGAAAGCGGACATGGTTTAAAGGTTGTTGGAAAAAAAGGGATCAGTTGCTCTGCTTACAATTGTCCGCTTTATTCTGGAATAATAATCCCTCTAACGGATTTAAATAATGAATTAATTGGAACCTTGAAATTATATTATTCAAAAAAAGGCGAAATTAAAAATTCTGACATAATCTTTGGAAAAAAACTTGCTCAGACATTATCACTAATTATTTCATTGGCTAGAGTTAATGAAAGTTTAAAGCTAGCAACTGAAGAAAAACTAAGAGAATTAATGTCTAACTTAAGCCCTCACTTTCTATTTAACACACTAAATGCCATAAAATATATCTCAAAAAAGGAACCTGATAAAGTAAATTATTTTATTGACAACATCTCAGAACTATTAAGATATACCCTATATGAAAACAAAAAATTTGTTTCTTTAAAAGACGAAATAAAATTCACAACTAACTATTTAGAATTAATGAAATTAAGGTACAAAGATAAATTAAGTTATGAAATAACGGTAAACGTTGAAAATACAATAAAAATTCCACCTTTTATACTACAACCCCTTGTTGAAAACTCTATAAAACACGGAATGAAGGAAGATGAGTTGATAATAAAAGTAAAGGTTGAGAGCATCGATAACTATGTAAAAATTTCTGTTGAAGATAATGGTAAAGGTTTTAAATCTTCAAATAAAAAAGGAAAAGGGCTTGAGCTAATACAAAAAAGATTAAAATCAATATACGGTGAAGATTATAATTTTTCTA
- a CDS encoding carbohydrate ABC transporter permease — translation MNRKNKVSFIISEIILILVTIIMFSPIFLAFMMSFMTPAEVFSFPPKIIPKSLYWQNYKEALRLVPLGRMIINSAIVALFITLGKLITGILAGYAFANFNFKGKKVAFATLFITLFLPAETVMIVPLFLLMKSLGWVNTYYALIIPFTASATNTFLMRQHFRTIPMELSDAARIDGASPMQYLFKVLLPLSKAMIGGAALINFVYAWNMYLWPLVVTMDDKMKTAQIGVKMLIDAEAANNWGTIMAGTMIVLAPTLLVFFLIQNLFVKSLVSSGLKG, via the coding sequence GTGAATAGAAAAAATAAAGTTTCCTTTATTATTTCAGAAATCATTTTAATCTTGGTTACAATTATTATGTTTTCTCCAATTTTCCTTGCTTTTATGATGAGTTTTATGACTCCTGCTGAAGTATTTAGCTTTCCTCCAAAAATAATACCAAAAAGCTTATATTGGCAAAACTATAAAGAAGCATTAAGACTTGTGCCACTAGGAAGAATGATAATTAATTCTGCTATAGTAGCTTTGTTTATAACCCTTGGAAAGCTAATAACCGGGATTTTAGCAGGTTATGCTTTTGCAAATTTTAACTTTAAAGGCAAGAAAGTCGCTTTTGCTACCTTGTTTATTACACTATTTCTTCCAGCTGAAACAGTAATGATTGTTCCTCTTTTCTTGTTAATGAAATCTCTGGGATGGGTAAATACTTATTATGCTTTAATAATCCCATTTACTGCAAGTGCTACAAATACATTTTTAATGAGGCAACACTTTAGAACCATTCCTATGGAATTAAGTGACGCAGCAAGAATAGATGGCGCAAGTCCAATGCAATACCTTTTCAAAGTTTTACTTCCATTATCAAAAGCTATGATCGGAGGAGCTGCATTAATCAACTTTGTATATGCCTGGAACATGTATCTGTGGCCTCTTGTTGTTACAATGGATGATAAAATGAAAACAGCACAAATCGGAGTAAAAATGTTAATTGATGCAGAAGCTGCAAACAACTGGGGAACAATTATGGCAGGTACTATGATTGTTCTTGCACCTACCCTTTTAGTATTCTTCCTCATTCAAAATCTATTCGTTAAAAGCCTTGTTAGCAGCGGTCTAAAAGGCTAA
- a CDS encoding MG2 domain-containing protein → MKKFFVFFLLTTIVLSFSFSYFRTPDVLLYPNRTISFYSDEPVSVRVYKFDITKEIFEKNLKDGKSVRFLLEKSDEKVFSIILPQSPGAYYVVLEGKDKYVSNLFFLTNYEAFVASNDKEFYFSVYDLKEGKFVSKLFYFDDDYLRMVSVPVFKADIEKYKGKVFFYENNVVFISRYSAYNPYSEKKVLVFSDKPIYKPGDVLRFRVNLFKREGSKYVPYSSKILVHLRDPFSNEIFSQEFNTDDFGGVSFEYKTTDEIITGNYVLTIEEKGKALGYHYFLLQDYVKPTYTIELTPSATQSIVGQTVNVKLSARYLNGDPVKMAQVLFYAFRDGRLINKTKAVTDENGQAVYGLYLKEGGYYRIQSLVVDDSGRQYEKQVFIDAKKDNVSIDAKINNNKLNLYITDLSGTPLNGVALIKINEKEEYVTVLDGKSFLNLPKDTWYVEVQFGKERKLVFKRYRESNAGILTVDRDSIEPGGKVKITVEPKDDVGVLVAGGTNIDVFEIIDNKLESVEVSIPKEEISDGYFISYYGLKFNDNIKINILHDRVRKLEIKTNKDVYKPGEIAKVSFKDSKSLKVVSIVDEGLYLLSDRGSVINDLYPRLYYSTFEVYKSSKYIYLDYLSRFENEKEKHIFASSKESEEKNIREYFPETLYWSPNLFEENLTLKVPDSITKWRVLAYEISSDYISEGSATFVVTKQFEVKLFVPEFLTNNDQPDCVIYVKNYTGKSGKVEVKLSVKNATSTFESGVFNIERDLRIPFSLKGVSGKNVDLILEASLNDEHDAIKIKVPVNAAYIEKVSSKVLRIKGKMEFEKDVDIKVINNLKDLLAESIENLITYPYGCTEQTMSSFYPALVAKKILERKDIDDIVLKGFQRILKLQQRDGGWGWWSNDKSDVYMTSYVLEGLYYAKQNGYYFPQVSLDEAIGYLKKQELNGYAIFVLKLYGEEVDFKSKNIIDEIFTTPEKVLKYAKVGENFAYIESNGFYSSVYLTSYALRLLSLEEKYPDLREKMVNYLLSKKDGPFWYSTKDTAASVLAILESDSFKDIKSDIAVKSEGGKVIVNGEGFIEVKQTERIEKEDQYHGIKLKTEIFKRYEFLFDGEYIDAFLPVKSSWIPISMELVDSTPVQISKVTKEISVLLKEGTPLSFENGRLAVEGPFKFVGNEYSFGKGYYEIQFVENDNFEIQKGDFLKTQITIDGTGEYLVVEEYLPACAQVNKYYYEKTPEYYSKFSYRWYEDSNIWYSYREVKKDRVAFFIRYLTPGKLTYYWRVTSSGKYIKKPTYVYNMYYEDTYAISHIDTFVIK, encoded by the coding sequence ATGAAAAAATTTTTTGTGTTTTTCTTATTAACAACCATAGTACTTTCTTTTTCTTTTAGCTACTTTAGAACACCAGATGTTTTACTTTATCCAAATAGAACTATATCGTTTTATTCAGATGAGCCTGTTTCAGTAAGAGTATACAAGTTTGATATAACTAAAGAGATATTTGAAAAGAATTTAAAAGATGGAAAATCAGTAAGATTTTTGCTTGAAAAGTCTGATGAAAAAGTGTTTTCAATAATTCTTCCACAAAGTCCAGGGGCATATTATGTTGTTTTGGAGGGAAAAGATAAATATGTCTCCAATTTATTTTTTCTTACAAACTATGAAGCCTTTGTAGCAAGCAATGATAAGGAATTTTATTTTTCGGTGTATGATTTAAAAGAAGGAAAATTTGTAAGTAAACTTTTTTACTTTGATGATGATTATTTAAGGATGGTTTCAGTGCCTGTTTTTAAAGCTGATATAGAAAAATACAAAGGAAAAGTCTTTTTTTATGAAAACAACGTAGTCTTTATCTCAAGGTATTCTGCATACAATCCTTATTCAGAAAAAAAGGTTTTGGTGTTCTCAGATAAGCCTATTTATAAACCTGGTGATGTGTTAAGGTTTAGGGTTAATTTATTTAAAAGAGAAGGTAGTAAATACGTTCCATATTCGTCGAAAATATTAGTCCATTTAAGAGATCCATTTTCAAATGAGATTTTTTCTCAAGAGTTTAATACGGATGATTTTGGAGGAGTATCATTTGAATATAAGACAACAGATGAGATAATAACTGGAAATTATGTATTAACAATAGAAGAGAAGGGAAAAGCTTTAGGTTATCACTACTTTTTATTGCAAGATTATGTAAAACCTACTTACACAATAGAGCTTACCCCTTCTGCCACACAATCTATTGTAGGACAAACTGTTAACGTAAAACTTTCTGCAAGGTATTTAAATGGAGATCCAGTAAAAATGGCTCAAGTTCTTTTTTATGCGTTTAGAGATGGTAGGTTGATTAATAAAACTAAAGCAGTAACAGATGAAAATGGACAGGCAGTGTACGGATTATATCTAAAAGAAGGTGGATATTATCGTATACAGTCTCTTGTAGTGGATGATTCAGGAAGACAATATGAAAAACAAGTTTTTATAGATGCAAAAAAAGATAATGTAAGTATAGATGCAAAGATAAACAACAATAAGTTGAATTTGTACATAACTGATCTTTCAGGCACGCCACTAAATGGAGTTGCTTTGATTAAAATAAACGAGAAAGAAGAATATGTAACAGTTTTAGATGGAAAAAGTTTCTTGAATTTGCCAAAAGATACATGGTATGTTGAAGTTCAATTTGGAAAGGAAAGAAAGTTAGTATTTAAAAGATACAGAGAAAGCAATGCAGGAATATTAACTGTTGATAGAGATAGTATAGAACCAGGAGGAAAGGTAAAAATAACGGTAGAGCCGAAAGACGATGTTGGAGTGTTAGTTGCCGGTGGTACAAATATTGATGTGTTTGAGATCATAGATAATAAGCTGGAAAGTGTAGAGGTTAGTATTCCAAAAGAAGAAATATCAGATGGATATTTTATCTCTTATTATGGATTAAAATTTAATGATAATATAAAGATAAATATTTTGCATGATAGGGTAAGAAAATTAGAAATAAAGACAAATAAGGATGTTTATAAACCAGGTGAAATTGCTAAAGTTTCTTTTAAAGATTCAAAATCATTAAAAGTGGTAAGCATTGTCGATGAAGGCCTCTATCTTTTGTCTGATAGGGGTTCTGTTATAAATGACTTATATCCAAGACTTTATTATTCAACTTTTGAAGTCTATAAATCTTCGAAATATATTTATTTAGACTATCTAAGTCGATTTGAAAATGAAAAAGAAAAGCATATATTTGCAAGTTCGAAGGAATCGGAAGAAAAAAACATTAGAGAGTATTTCCCAGAAACTTTGTACTGGAGTCCTAATCTTTTTGAAGAAAATTTAACCTTGAAAGTACCAGATAGTATAACAAAATGGAGAGTTCTAGCATATGAAATCTCAAGTGACTACATTTCAGAAGGAAGTGCAACGTTTGTAGTTACAAAGCAATTTGAGGTGAAATTATTTGTTCCAGAATTTTTAACAAATAATGATCAACCAGATTGTGTAATTTATGTAAAAAATTATACTGGAAAATCAGGAAAAGTTGAGGTGAAATTGAGTGTTAAAAATGCAACTTCAACTTTTGAAAGTGGTGTTTTTAATATAGAACGTGATTTAAGAATACCATTTTCACTTAAGGGTGTTAGTGGAAAAAATGTAGATCTTATTTTGGAAGCATCTTTGAATGATGAACATGATGCTATAAAGATTAAAGTGCCTGTGAATGCAGCTTATATTGAAAAAGTATCAAGCAAAGTTTTAAGAATAAAAGGTAAAATGGAGTTTGAAAAAGATGTAGATATAAAGGTTATAAATAATTTAAAAGATTTACTTGCTGAATCTATTGAGAATTTGATAACTTATCCTTACGGTTGTACTGAACAGACTATGAGTTCTTTTTATCCAGCTTTGGTTGCAAAGAAAATATTGGAAAGAAAAGACATTGATGACATAGTTTTAAAAGGGTTTCAGAGAATTTTAAAACTGCAGCAAAGAGATGGTGGTTGGGGTTGGTGGTCTAATGATAAAAGTGACGTTTATATGACTAGCTATGTTTTAGAAGGATTATATTATGCAAAACAGAATGGATATTACTTTCCACAAGTTTCTTTGGATGAAGCAATAGGTTATCTAAAAAAACAAGAGTTAAATGGATATGCAATTTTTGTGTTAAAGTTATACGGAGAAGAAGTAGACTTTAAATCAAAAAATATTATTGATGAAATATTTACCACTCCAGAAAAAGTTTTGAAATATGCAAAAGTTGGAGAAAATTTTGCATATATAGAGTCGAATGGATTTTATTCTTCGGTATATCTAACAAGCTATGCGTTAAGACTTCTGTCTTTGGAAGAAAAATATCCGGATTTAAGAGAAAAAATGGTAAATTATCTTCTTTCGAAAAAGGACGGTCCCTTCTGGTATTCGACGAAAGATACAGCTGCTTCTGTTCTTGCAATTCTTGAGAGTGATAGTTTTAAAGACATAAAGAGTGATATAGCAGTTAAAAGTGAAGGCGGAAAAGTAATTGTAAATGGTGAAGGGTTCATTGAAGTAAAACAAACTGAGAGAATTGAAAAAGAAGATCAATACCATGGAATAAAGTTAAAAACAGAAATTTTTAAAAGGTATGAATTTTTATTCGATGGAGAGTATATTGATGCGTTTTTACCAGTGAAAAGTAGTTGGATCCCAATTAGTATGGAATTAGTCGATTCAACACCTGTGCAGATTTCAAAAGTGACTAAAGAAATCTCAGTATTATTGAAAGAGGGCACTCCACTTTCTTTTGAAAACGGGAGATTAGCTGTAGAAGGACCGTTTAAATTTGTGGGAAATGAGTATAGTTTTGGTAAAGGATACTATGAAATTCAATTTGTAGAAAATGATAATTTTGAAATTCAAAAAGGAGACTTTTTAAAGACGCAAATTACCATTGATGGTACCGGAGAATATTTAGTGGTTGAAGAATATCTTCCTGCATGTGCACAGGTTAATAAATATTACTATGAAAAAACACCGGAGTATTACAGTAAATTTTCGTATAGATGGTATGAAGATAGTAATATATGGTACAGCTATAGAGAGGTAAAAAAAGATAGGGTAGCATTTTTTATTAGATACCTTACTCCCGGAAAACTTACAT
- a CDS encoding ABC transporter substrate-binding protein, whose amino-acid sequence MKKLLVLILVVISILSFSKVTIEFWHAMSGWRIELLENMAKEFMATHPDIQVNVQYTGSYRDTFNKTIAAVKAGNAPHVVQIYDIGTRAMIDGNIAVPIGDLIAKDPSIDLGAFLPQVLNYYTVNGKLYSMPFNSSNAILFYNKTFFKEAGLDPNRPPRTFDELIEYSRKLVKKDKDGNIIRYGLTWPTHSWFFEQLMAVQDAPLVNYDNGRGDKRPTEAVFNSQAGKNIFELLAKMTKEGLLINTKREDWSGARQIFLSGKAAMLLYSTSDVKFITDTAKENGWEVGTAFLPKPSLSIQGGVVIGGGSLWILKNHPKEEIDAAWEFVKWMTEPAQQIKWHLETGYFPVRKDALEQLLMEGFYADHPNYLTAIFQLLLSKQTPNTNGAIIGVFPETREIIETAYEKVINGEMTVDQALNWAADQVTRALKKYNRLYE is encoded by the coding sequence ATGAAAAAGCTGTTGGTTTTAATTCTTGTTGTTATAAGTATACTCAGCTTTTCAAAAGTAACTATTGAATTTTGGCATGCTATGAGTGGTTGGAGAATTGAACTTCTTGAAAACATGGCCAAAGAATTTATGGCAACTCACCCAGATATCCAAGTAAACGTTCAGTACACAGGATCTTACAGAGATACATTCAACAAAACAATTGCAGCTGTAAAAGCTGGGAATGCACCGCACGTTGTACAAATATACGATATAGGAACAAGAGCTATGATCGATGGAAACATAGCTGTCCCAATAGGAGATCTTATTGCCAAAGATCCAAGTATTGATTTAGGAGCTTTCTTACCTCAAGTTCTAAATTATTACACAGTTAACGGAAAACTCTATTCTATGCCATTTAATTCTTCAAATGCAATTTTATTCTACAACAAAACTTTCTTTAAAGAAGCAGGGTTAGATCCAAATAGACCACCAAGAACCTTCGATGAATTAATCGAATATAGCAGAAAACTGGTCAAAAAGGATAAAGATGGAAATATTATAAGATATGGTTTAACTTGGCCAACACACTCTTGGTTCTTTGAACAACTTATGGCAGTTCAAGATGCACCACTAGTAAACTATGACAATGGTAGAGGAGACAAAAGACCTACCGAGGCTGTATTCAACAGTCAAGCAGGTAAAAATATTTTCGAACTATTAGCAAAGATGACTAAAGAAGGATTATTAATAAACACAAAGAGAGAAGATTGGAGCGGGGCAAGACAGATATTCCTCTCCGGTAAAGCTGCTATGTTACTTTACTCAACTTCAGATGTTAAATTCATAACTGATACCGCAAAAGAAAATGGTTGGGAAGTTGGCACTGCATTCTTGCCAAAACCAAGCCTTTCTATCCAGGGTGGTGTTGTAATAGGTGGAGGTTCACTCTGGATTCTTAAGAACCATCCAAAAGAAGAAATCGATGCTGCATGGGAATTTGTAAAATGGATGACAGAACCTGCACAACAAATTAAGTGGCACCTTGAAACTGGTTACTTCCCTGTAAGGAAAGATGCATTAGAACAACTTTTAATGGAAGGATTCTACGCTGATCATCCAAATTACTTAACAGCAATATTCCAACTCCTTCTTTCAAAACAAACACCTAATACAAACGGTGCAATTATTGGAGTGTTCCCAGAAACAAGAGAAATTATAGAAACAGCATACGAGAAAGTTATAAACGGTGAAATGACAGTTGACCAAGCTCTCAATTGGGCAGCTGATCAAGTTACAAGAGCATTGAAGAAATACAATAGGCTATATGAATAA